One genomic window of Mustela erminea isolate mMusErm1 chromosome 13, mMusErm1.Pri, whole genome shotgun sequence includes the following:
- the RAB27B gene encoding ras-related protein Rab-27B isoform X1 → MKSIDSLHLSKRPTKTITMTDGDYDYLIKLLALGDSGVGKTTFLYRYTDNKFNPKFITTVGIDFREKRVVYNTQGPNGSSGKAFKVHLQLWDTAGQERFRSLTTAFFRDAMGFLLMFDLTSQQSFLNVRNWMSQLQANAYCENPDIVLIGNKADLPDQREVNERQARELADKYGIPYFETSAATGQNVEKAVETLLDLIMKRMEQCVEKTQVPDTVNGGDSGKLDGEKPAEKKCGC, encoded by the exons GCCCACCAAGACCATCACTATGACCGATGGGGACTATGATTATCTGATCAAACTCCTGGCCCTTGGAGATTCGGGGGTGGGGAAGACGACATTTCTTTATCGATACACGGACAATAAATTCAACCCCAAGTTCATTACAACAGTAGGAATAGACTTTCGGGAAAAACGTGTG GTTTATAATACCCAGGGACCAAATGGCTCCTCAGGGAAAGCATTTAAAGTGCATCTCCAGCTCTGGGACACTGCCGGACAAGAGCG ATTCCGGAGCCTCACCACTGCATTTTTCAGAGATGCCATGGGGTTCTTATTAATGTTTGACCTCACCAGTCAACAGAGCTTCTTAAATGTCAGAAACTGGATGA GCCAACTGCAAGCAAATGCTTATTGTGAAAATCCAGATATAGTATTAATTGGCAACAAAGCAGACCTGCCAGACCAGAGGGAAGTCAATGAAAGGCAAGCCCGGGAGCTGGCTGACAAATACGG TATACCATATTTTGAAACGAGTGCTGCAACTGGCCAGAATGTGGAGAAAGCTGTGGAAACCCTTCTGGACTTAATCATGAAGCGGATGGAACAGTGTGTAGAGAAGACACAAGTTCCCGACACAGTCAATGGTGGAGACTCTGGAAAGCTAGATGGGGAAAAACCAGCAGAGAAGAAATGCGGCTGCTAG
- the RAB27B gene encoding ras-related protein Rab-27B isoform X3, whose translation MTDGDYDYLIKLLALGDSGVGKTTFLYRYTDNKFNPKFITTVGIDFREKRVVYNTQGPNGSSGKAFKVHLQLWDTAGQERFRSLTTAFFRDAMGFLLMFDLTSQQSFLNVRNWMSQLQANAYCENPDIVLIGNKADLPDQREVNERQARELADKYGIPYFETSAATGQNVEKAVETLLDLIMKRMEQCVEKTQVPDTVNGGDSGKLDGEKPAEKKCGC comes from the exons ATGACCGATGGGGACTATGATTATCTGATCAAACTCCTGGCCCTTGGAGATTCGGGGGTGGGGAAGACGACATTTCTTTATCGATACACGGACAATAAATTCAACCCCAAGTTCATTACAACAGTAGGAATAGACTTTCGGGAAAAACGTGTG GTTTATAATACCCAGGGACCAAATGGCTCCTCAGGGAAAGCATTTAAAGTGCATCTCCAGCTCTGGGACACTGCCGGACAAGAGCG ATTCCGGAGCCTCACCACTGCATTTTTCAGAGATGCCATGGGGTTCTTATTAATGTTTGACCTCACCAGTCAACAGAGCTTCTTAAATGTCAGAAACTGGATGA GCCAACTGCAAGCAAATGCTTATTGTGAAAATCCAGATATAGTATTAATTGGCAACAAAGCAGACCTGCCAGACCAGAGGGAAGTCAATGAAAGGCAAGCCCGGGAGCTGGCTGACAAATACGG TATACCATATTTTGAAACGAGTGCTGCAACTGGCCAGAATGTGGAGAAAGCTGTGGAAACCCTTCTGGACTTAATCATGAAGCGGATGGAACAGTGTGTAGAGAAGACACAAGTTCCCGACACAGTCAATGGTGGAGACTCTGGAAAGCTAGATGGGGAAAAACCAGCAGAGAAGAAATGCGGCTGCTAG
- the RAB27B gene encoding ras-related protein Rab-27B isoform X2 codes for MPTKTITMTDGDYDYLIKLLALGDSGVGKTTFLYRYTDNKFNPKFITTVGIDFREKRVVYNTQGPNGSSGKAFKVHLQLWDTAGQERFRSLTTAFFRDAMGFLLMFDLTSQQSFLNVRNWMSQLQANAYCENPDIVLIGNKADLPDQREVNERQARELADKYGIPYFETSAATGQNVEKAVETLLDLIMKRMEQCVEKTQVPDTVNGGDSGKLDGEKPAEKKCGC; via the exons at GCCCACCAAGACCATCACTATGACCGATGGGGACTATGATTATCTGATCAAACTCCTGGCCCTTGGAGATTCGGGGGTGGGGAAGACGACATTTCTTTATCGATACACGGACAATAAATTCAACCCCAAGTTCATTACAACAGTAGGAATAGACTTTCGGGAAAAACGTGTG GTTTATAATACCCAGGGACCAAATGGCTCCTCAGGGAAAGCATTTAAAGTGCATCTCCAGCTCTGGGACACTGCCGGACAAGAGCG ATTCCGGAGCCTCACCACTGCATTTTTCAGAGATGCCATGGGGTTCTTATTAATGTTTGACCTCACCAGTCAACAGAGCTTCTTAAATGTCAGAAACTGGATGA GCCAACTGCAAGCAAATGCTTATTGTGAAAATCCAGATATAGTATTAATTGGCAACAAAGCAGACCTGCCAGACCAGAGGGAAGTCAATGAAAGGCAAGCCCGGGAGCTGGCTGACAAATACGG TATACCATATTTTGAAACGAGTGCTGCAACTGGCCAGAATGTGGAGAAAGCTGTGGAAACCCTTCTGGACTTAATCATGAAGCGGATGGAACAGTGTGTAGAGAAGACACAAGTTCCCGACACAGTCAATGGTGGAGACTCTGGAAAGCTAGATGGGGAAAAACCAGCAGAGAAGAAATGCGGCTGCTAG